In Cicer arietinum cultivar CDC Frontier isolate Library 1 chromosome 7, Cicar.CDCFrontier_v2.0, whole genome shotgun sequence, the genomic window ATTATACATAATTATCAAAACCTTCATTTCCTCAAACTATAATCGTAAGTGTTCcaatataaatacaaatttttacaatatttttgaaaaaatatattctttaacTTATCATCTAGAATCAATAGAAACTCATGTACAAACATATCATGTTAAATCACATCTCTAGCGGGGAAGCAATATTCCAATTCGTACACCATGCTATACTATATTCTCTTAttctttatttgtaaaaaaattcacgtttgttaaaagaaaatagaaagtgaattaaatatatctatgtgtaaatattttCGCCTAAAGAAAAGCGTAGATattctcaaaatatttatttatatataaatatatataattattttttcatttttgaagACAAAGTAATATAATTAGTTtagaaaaataacaataaattccaattaatatttataattaagggCGTACGGAAGATAGTACATCCACAACAACAAACAAGACTACAAGGCAACACATATAATGTTGAAGAAATTAATATGGTTTCCTCGTACCaacattgatatatttaataaaattagcatttatgttatttatttataaactttaGAAGTGATCCAACTTATTTATCTAGTTACTGGAATTTGCATGTTCCATTCCCTTCAATATTGAATCGATCAGACAATATCTTGATGAAAATGTCTCTTGAACGCATCCATATGAGCCTCTTGCAAACAAATAGCAACCAACAAAGATCCATCATTATCAGGACCAGGAAGAAGCAACGAATCTCCATCAAGTTCATGTGTTCCTGGCCCCATATATACCTCTTTCCCCCACCCAAAATCAAGTCCATAAATGGGCAAAGTTAACCAACTAACCACTCCTAAATTAGGGTTCCCATAAAAAGGTCCCTTGTCACTCCCTATAGCATGAAGATCTTGAAACTTAGTCAAATCCTCATGTTTCTTAAAATACTCCATCCCCAATCTCACATACTCATTATTCACTTTCTCAATCGCTTCCCTTATCCTACTAGAAGCATACCCCAAAGGCTTACTCATCAAATCACCCGCAAGACTAGTAGCCACAACATCTAAAGTCGCATTCCCAAAATACCCTTTTGGTAAATTAGGATCCACACGGCACCTCCAATCAACACAAACACCGAGCGCTGTTGGTTGGTCATTTCCATGCCCTCTAGCTTTACTTGCAGTTCTCCAAACATGACCGGTTACCGTTTCATACCGTGTATAACCACGCCCATTACTAGGTTTTCCCCAACTCTCATTCGCTGTTTTTCTCAACTTCTCAACTTGTGTTTTACTCACTTTGATAATAGCCACAgttgtttttttcttcctttcttcaaTGTTATCGGTATTTCCCAACAAAAAGGGAGGTTCATTAAATTCCCGTTCACTATTGGAACATTGTGGTAACAAAGGAGATTGTGATTCTCCAACATGCAAAGCGTTTCTATCGACAAACGGCATCGTTTTAATAGGCTCGCCACGTGCAAGCCTGGCCCACTCAGAAGTGAAATGCAACGCGCTTTGTCCATCAGCAACCGCGTGTGAGACTAACAAACTAATGCTAACGCCACCGCATTTGAAGCTCGTGAGTTGAACGATAACCAAAGGAATGTCGTTAATTGGGAGCGTGTAGTCAATGCGCGGGATAAGGTAACGGTAATAATCCGAAGAAGGTGAAAAGTCACTGATATCGGTTAAAGTTAACGAGGATTGTGCTTCGATGAATTGAGCACCCAATGCGTTGCATTCGAGGTCAAAACGACCGTTGTTTTTGTCATTCCATTGTAAACGACCAGCCAGTGGATAAAACGGCACAAGGACTTTGCTTAAGGAATCTTTCAAGGTGGTTGCAATTGTAGTGGAAAGCCAAGTCTGTGAGGGACGATAGAAGTAAATTGTTGGCACATGAGTTATGATACCAATTTGATCCCATTCGGATAATGGTAAACGACCACACCATGTTGGTTCAATAGGTCTCACCGAGTAACAACTTTTCAATGTTActaatgatgaagatgatgacaTGTTTGTTTTAATGTTTGTCTCACAcgtgtttttttattattactttaggCTGTGAGATCAAAAGTTTATTGAAGCTGTCTTATATATAAGTAGGAAaattgaatgaatcaaaaaaTCTTTCTTTTTGTTGCCGTAAATAATGTATTCAGTTAGGTGAAATGAAATTGTTGTGATGGTGTTTTTGTTGCATGAAAGAGTTGGAATTTTAGTATGAAATTAACTCAACGAAATGCATACATGATGATACATGCACATTTCATTTGTTTGTGAATTGTTTTGGTTGGGTTAGCCAATCAAACTTGTCTTCTAAGTAAGTTTGTTTCTCACACATAAATTCTAAAAACGTTTTGTCGCttgttaaagaaataaaaataaaaattttaatataaaaaaaaacaactttaaaatttttacatccttaaaaatataaatttcattatattttcaagtgattctttttcattttaaaatttttaataagtGCTCTAAAATcacttattaatatttatcgATCAATTAACAAATTAATCAATTACCACTTTAATTGTTTAACTTAGTTGATTTCTCCGGTTCGTGTTATTTAAAcacaaaaatcaaatacattatgAAATTTTGTgtgagtttatttttaaaagactcccactattttttttttacaatagtattttgattatacaaattaataattttatcaaataaaatacagtAATTATAAAAAGTTTGTACATAAAAAAAACTACTAATATTTACTCCAGGGGAATTTTGATCCCTATTGTTATAGAAccatttaagattaaaaaaaaaaaaacacacacacacacacacaaaagtAGGTCTGAATACAAATTTATTTCTAAGAACTTTCTAAATACAAATTTATCTCTAAGAACAACTTTCTAAATACAGAAATATGAATGAGAactatatttttagatattaaaaaaatgtttgattaatatttataatatttttgaaaattattgtaAGAGGAAGGTTCGTCGGTAGTTACACCAAAATTATTACCATATtcatagtaattttttttattttgacattcACATTCATTTTAATTCACTTTTCCATTTTatcacttaaaaataatttcacagAAATGTTGGAAGTTacgataaattattttagttctataaacttttatacataaaaataattttggctcAAACTTTTATTACTCAATTTTAACTTAAAGAAAATCGGTTTCACATAATAATTTAGTCAATAAATAGTTGTAATatattgtaaattaaaaaatttattttactttattatcaatttatgctaccataatttttataaaatagactttctttttattttattgtaattgtgattttttattctatcgagtatatgttgttattttacctaaattttctattaaaactagggattagtatttattttaatagtaaatagaataataataaaattttggttttaGTAAAAAGAACATCTATAAGtggaataataatattattatttctcGTGGAAATATTATTATTCGTGATAGAGTGGCGGTGtgttgggtttagggtttagggggaTTGCGATGGCGTCGAGACCAGAGTTAGTGGCACCACCGGAGATATTCTACAATGATACTGAAGCACACAAGTACAACTCTTCTCCCCGTATTATTGAAATTCAGGTTTTCCTTCTTCTCTATTCCTTTCTCTTTCAAATCAATATCAATTGAATTCTGATTTAACTCATGACCTAAACAGGCTTCACTTTCAGAACGAGCATTTGAACTACTCGCTTTACCTGAAGATGATGTTTCTAAATTACTCCTCGACATTGGTATAATTTCAATTCACTtctttttcattcattcattatatgcaaatttaaaagaattcaaagaatttatgaaagattaatgaagactaacatgcaaattaaaagataaaaaataatcatagtttttatgtatattgtaatttttttttttgtcataagaagattatttttctttagtattttatgAGTAGTACcagaatgaaaaatattttgtcacTTGATATATCaagatttatatgaatttttgaatgtcatgtatttcatataaataacatactatgttgaataataaaaataaaaattcattattaagttacttactcatctttacatttactaatttacttaatttatatatgttatgtccattattttaaagaattttatttcatctaatctaattatttaattttttaataattattatttttatttgtttaaaattaaaagtattattttataataagtttttttgaaaagaaaaaaaatattgaattcaaaaataagattaaagagTGATGTGGAGTCATTTTTTTCATCAGTAATATTGATCGTGtaaaaaagtagtttttaaattaaattaaaatgatatttttttactataaattatttttttaagtcaacttattaatttaatgtcaataaaatttatgagaattgatatatatatatatatatataaattaatataacaatttatttattaagatagTTTCCGTCGCACGGGTTACCcattagtttattttaatagtaaatagaataataatgattttttgtttttagtaaaAAGAACAGCTGTAAGtggaataataatattattatttctcCTAAAAAAAAGTGGAAATATTATTATTCGCGGGCGATAGAGTGGCGGTGtgttgggtttagggtttagggggaTTGCAATGGGGTCGAGACCAGAGTTAGTGGCACCACCGGAGATATTCTACGACGATACCGAAGCACGCAAGTACACCTCTTCTTCCCGTATTATTGAAATTCAGGTTTTCCTTCTTCTCTATTCCTTTCTCTTTCAAATCATATCAATTGAATTCTGATCTAACTCATGACCTAAACAGGCTTCACTTTCAGAACGAGCACTTGAGCTACTCGCTTTACCTGAAGATGATGTTCCTAAATTACTCCTCGACATTGGTATAATTTCAATTCACTTCTTTTTCATTCATTCGTTATATACACTGCGCGATGATTTGTGATTTCTGAATGGTCCTTTTATTTAGGTTGTGGATCGGGACTCAGCGGTGAAACAATCTCAGAGAATGGCCACCATTGGATTGGTCTCGATATTTCACCCTCAATGCTTAGTATGATTtcctttttctctattttttctttctcttaaaGTATTGTAACTATTTTTCAatgtttgtaattttattttacaattgttAACTCGTAGACATTGCATTGGAGCGAGAGGTTGAGGGTGACCTTTTACTCAGTGACATGGGTCAGGTATAATAATATTCACCTGATTTAagcttttttgttgttgttgttgtttttgctgctgtttgtctcaatttaatgttaatTTGCTCTGAACTCTGTCAGTTTCCTTTTCCGTGTTATTGATACTGTGTGATCTTTTTCATTACAATGTTCAAATGCAACGATTAACTTCTCCAtgtgtaataaaaataaataacatgcaTGCTCTGCACCATGCCTTTCGCTTTTATCTTACTCCTTATCTTTGGTTTCAGGGTTTAGGGCTTCGTCCTGGAGTTATTGATGGGGCCATCAGTATATCTGCTGTTCAGGTGGGCTTTCGATAACAATGAGAAAATTAAACTAGAAAAAATTATGAGAATGTGTCAGGACTATAGTTTCGAGTTTAAAGTTACACAGAAACCATTTAGTGTTATTATAGACTTATAGTTTACTTGTCACAACTAACAACCAGTTTCCCTATTTTGAACCGGGTTTGATTAAGTCATGCTTCTTTACCAAATTTGATTGGAGCATGTCTCATATTCATTACTAATTTTGTGCACTCTCGAATGATAATGCAGTGGTTATGTAATGCTGATAGATCGTCTCACAACCCTCGGTTAAGATTGAAGTATGCTCCTTTCCTTATTTATATACCacttttttgttgtttcaatACCCATTGTTTATTGAATCTCTTAAAACTCTAAGCATACAGTAACATGCAGGGTTTTTCCACATATTTTTATGACTTGTGCCATCTACGTTACAATTGGACTATGCTGAAAGTTTTCACGTTTAAACTGTCACTCAAATACCATCTAATTTGTATTCTTTTGTAGGGCTTTCTTTACATCTTTATACAAATGTTTGTCCAGTGGTGCTAAAGCAGTATTTCAACTGTATCCTCAAAATGTAGCCCAACGTGAATTAATTTTGAATGCTGCAATGAATGCTGGATTTGGTGGTGGCATAGTGGTGGATTTTCCACACAGGTATGAAAATCTTGCAATACTACTGGGGCTCTTTGTTTCATCAAGAATAATCTGCCAGAAAAATGTTCATGTTATATTATACCATCTGCTGATATAAAGTAAAAGAATATTATGGAACTTGGGCGTTCTCTGAGATCCATTCCTCTATTCTCCTGTGATGTTACTGCTTGTTTTTGCTTAACATTATTTGTGAGAATATATGAAGCCCTTACACTCTGTAATTGCTAAAGTGTCCACATGGTATTTGTATATGAGACACTTTTCGATGCTTTGGTAGACAACTCTGAAAACATCTCTTGATGTTTTTATACACCCTTGTTTTAAAGTTGTGAAAGAAAATTTAGAACATACTACATCATACTCCTTTTTGTTCATTCTTTgagaatatataaaaataagggGGACATAGCTGTGGTATTTTAGTGTGCAGATGTATGTAATCTATTTGATGTTGGTGATGACTTACTATTTTTCTTGGTACAAGGTGACGACTTACCTTAATTGGCATGGTGAATTAGATAGAATCTATGCTTTTATGGATGATACAATTAGTATTAGACAGTGAATAGAGTCTGAACACATATTTTGAGTAGGATTATTGATGTTTTCTGATATTTTGATATTGGTTAGGTTAATTGGATACATTTGGGACTTATTTACCAtgatcttaatatatatatttttatggatAAGAGAAGGATGTCTGTGTTTTTTTCCACCATCAtaagttttatataaaaatttgggTTAATATATCTCGGTCGTATCGTATCTTATGTTTTTAAGAATTTTCCATATTTGTGTTGTATCGTGCTCATATCGTATCAATTATATTGGCTTCATAGGTGAGAACCATCTGAAATATATTAAATGTCTTACTGAATCATCTTAGAAGAATTGTGTACTTCCCCAATTGTACCCGAAAAGCGAACCATCTTAGCACATGTTGAGATGAAAGACGAGACAAAGATAGATCACAAATGTGTAATGCATCGATACATACATTGTCACATCGTTAATTATATGTAATCCTCATTCATTCCTATGATCTTCCACCTTTACTATATGTAACACTTCTAATAGAAAAATTATGATAGCCCAGTGTTATATATTTgtgttttgtttgattttgttttcagTATTGATTTCTTTTGAAAAGAATTATTTCCTAGCCTTCTTGAGCATGATTTTTCACTAACTGGAGAACAATTGTCTTATGTTAGTTCTAAGAAGAGAAAAGAGTTTCTTGTTCTCGCATGTGGCCAACAATCAATGAATTCATCCTTGACCATAGGTAAAACTGAAGACGAGAAAGGGTTCTCTGATcatgatgatgaagatgaagatgaagaaaacCACACAGTAAGTCTCACCACATCTATGTACTCAATTCATGGATGAAATAGATgtaatgaatgttttttaaaattcatccTTCTAAAAGCATGCCTTTCGTTACAATTTATgcttttattttgttgattagtttgtttaatttatagATCACACTACCTATTCATAAATTGTATATGGCTCCTCTAAAGAATGAAACTTACTATACATGGTAAACAGGTAAAGTAAGAAATATTGATTGATGAACAAAATCAAAGTTAATATCACAtgcatataatttaaattatggaTGTGTTAACATATCATTTGTCAATTTTATCATCAGTGGTTACGATGTTTTATGTAAAGTGAGACCTCCATTTTGAGGTATTAAAAcccaataaatttatttcagatttttaaaaTGCAAAATATTATGATAATTTTCTTATGTAGATGCAATCCGTCCTCTCTGCCATGAGcttatagtttgtttaaaaaaatactgcAGGTATGTTTCTCAGACAGGCATAGAAGACCCTTTaagaaacagaaaaataataaaaatggtaAGGGAAGGGAATGGATACTGAGGAAGAAAGAGCAGATGAGAAGAAGAGGAAATGATGTTCCTCTAGATACCAAGTACACAGGTCGGAAAAGGAAGGGtcgattttgatattttttggcATCTGCCCCAAAGTGCTACATATTTATTCTGCATGTTTGTATCCTGAATTATTTTGTACTTTTTTAATAGAGATAATAAAATCTCTCATTTTTGTCCTGAATTATTTTGCATTTTTACAAGTAGTTTTTTACGTGATAGTAATGTTAGCTGTGTCTCGATTTTACGTTTTATCAATATTTAGCCTTGTGGTAATTTTATGATTTAGTTTATCATGTGAATGATATATCAGATGATGGTTGTATAACATTTACGAAAAGAAAGAAAGTCGTGCATACTAAAGGGGGTTTTAGCAATCTAGAAAAtcaaggtcattttcgtaaaaAAAATCGGTCATTTccgtaaaaaaaaatcaccctGATTATAAATGTTTCTAAACATAATAAATGGAACACTGATGATAATTTTACTAGATTTCAAATGTAAACAATTATCGagtcaattttatttaacacttttataaatatttaaaagcaatactagcataaatatttaaatactattttatcAGTAGTGTTATATAACATGAagctttttttgttgttgaaatttcCTGACGCTGACGTGGTACGGTTTATAAAAATAGAGATCGATTTAATTTTAGAGTTGAAGCGGAAAACACAGTGAGTCAAGAATATGactgaaaaaatcaaaatccaaaatccACTTTTTGATTTAAGGAAAAAGAGTGGAGTTTATGAAAGGATGTTTCTGGATTTTGGGGTTTGTAGATATTTTTAAGTGAGGGAAAGAAGACGATAAAGAAATAAAACGGTTTCTATTTTTTCCTGCATAATAATGGCAAAACCGAAAAAAGTCTATTGGTATAATAGCAAAAATGGAAGTGCGAAAAATAAAACCCTACTTTGAAGTTGTTTTTATCTGGGCTAATGACATAGTGACAATAATAGGCCCATCAACATAATTCAAGACCACAAAATTGCATTCCAAAAAACCAGACACAGTCTTATGAACCCTAAACAAAACATACGAGGATCAGAACAAACAGTAATCTTGTCGATGCATGCATGGCTGAAGTGAACAACAACACTCTAGTCGTGAGGAAACCTTGTTTTGATCTTCCAACCGGTTGCCCTCAATGTCTCTCTGCTTACATCTATCTCCATTTCGCTCAAATTCCATTCCAATTGAAATTCCACTTAAACCATCCTCATTCCGGTAACTAACTCcccttttccttctttcttcttttctgtCATTTAGCTTTATGGCTTTTCACTCCCATCTCATAAAGTTTCAATTTCTCTTTTTTACATCATGggtctagatttttttttctttcaatactAATGTTTAAATTGTATTCTATGGCTTATTGTGTTTTGTTTAGATAAAATTCCTTACTTTGAGTTTGGTGACAATGTGGCGTATAATAATGAGAATGAAGGGATCATTGAATGCTTAAAGAAAGATGTTGGTGTAGTTGATTTGGACAGTGAGGTTTCTTCACTACCTAATTGGATATCAATCAAAGCAATTATTACCACTTGGCTTGATGAGGCACTTGCTTTTGAACTTTGGGTTGGATGTGAAGGTTCTTCTGCTTATAGTATCTATTATTCTGATCTTCCTTGGCCTATAGGGAAGGTCCTATCTTGGAAGAAATCTCGTTGGCTAAAGTTGAAACATGGGATAACTGATGACAATGCTGATGTGAAGAAAGAAGAGGTTAGTTTTTCTTCTCACCAATAACTGTTTGTTCGAATTTCTCTACGCGACATTGTTATATCGCTGCCTGTTTGTTCATCTTTGTACCAAATAGCCGCAAATTTCATTGTTTTACCATAATTTGGCTTCATTTCTTGTTACTACCTTGAGTACactattttcattgttttctcCCTGTGCTTAATAGTTTAAGTCTTTTGTGTGATTTTCTCTTTGAAATGGTATTTATGTATGGCTTTTAGTGATGGACAGATATATGGGAGAGCAAGTTCTGCTTATGAGGCTCTATCAAAATTGGTAGGTGAAAAAAACTACCTATTTGAGGACAGGTGAATCTTCTGCCTGAGTTATACTTATATGTGAATTTGTGGTGTAAAACTTTGTTATGCAATATGTTGGCAGTACTTTGgtgtcattttcatttttagagCAAAAATTGACTTTGACATCTTGGTTCTGTATTCACATGCTTTATGCTTTATTTGGCTTATGCAGTCCATCAAGTTTGGATGCTATTTTTCTTGCGCATGGACTTGTTGTTCTTCAAGCTTTACCTGTAAGTGTTGCTGCCAGATATCAATCGACTGTGTTTATAATGCTTGTTTTAAGGTAGTTGTGGATATACCGATATACACTAATGCTGCATAGGCTACACGCCTATCCCAATAAATTAAGTTGGACTTACATAGTTATGATAACGTTTAATACTTTGGGAGCTATGTGAAGTTGGTCAGATTCTCAGATTGTGAATAAATGCTGTTTATGGCACTTCATTGGGTGAGGGAATAAACCACATTAGCGAATATCTGTTTATGAAATGTATTTCCAAATGCTTGGCTGCTAAATTGTGTCAATCAATGAAAGATACTTAATTAAGTAAGAAAAAGGTTTATGTTCAAAAGTttcaatcttaaaaaaaaaaaaagaatagtaATGCTGGCTACAAAGTATAAACAGACAAGACTTGGAATAAAAGGCCAATCTTTCTGCTAACCTCAATTCCACTGTTCTTTTTAGACCTGCTAAACTatgtgttttgattttattttttcttttactctCGTG contains:
- the LOC101504101 gene encoding spermidine hydroxycinnamoyl transferase; translation: MSSSSSLVTLKSCYSVRPIEPTWCGRLPLSEWDQIGIITHVPTIYFYRPSQTWLSTTIATTLKDSLSKVLVPFYPLAGRLQWNDKNNGRFDLECNALGAQFIEAQSSLTLTDISDFSPSSDYYRYLIPRIDYTLPINDIPLVIVQLTSFKCGGVSISLLVSHAVADGQSALHFTSEWARLARGEPIKTMPFVDRNALHVGESQSPLLPQCSNSEREFNEPPFLLGNTDNIEERKKKTTVAIIKVSKTQVEKLRKTANESWGKPSNGRGYTRYETVTGHVWRTASKARGHGNDQPTALGVCVDWRCRVDPNLPKGYFGNATLDVVATSLAGDLMSKPLGYASSRIREAIEKVNNEYVRLGMEYFKKHEDLTKFQDLHAIGSDKGPFYGNPNLGVVSWLTLPIYGLDFGWGKEVYMGPGTHELDGDSLLLPGPDNDGSLLVAICLQEAHMDAFKRHFHQDIV
- the LOC101504411 gene encoding 18S rRNA (guanine-N(7))-methyltransferase RID2, translated to MGSRPELVAPPEIFYDDTEARKYTSSSRIIEIQASLSERALELLALPEDDVPKLLLDIGCGSGLSGETISENGHHWIGLDISPSMLNIALEREVEGDLLLSDMGQGLGLRPGVIDGAISISAVQWLCNADRSSHNPRLRLKAFFTSLYKCLSSGAKAVFQLYPQNVAQRELILNAAMNAGFGGGIVVDFPHSSKKRKEFLVLACGQQSMNSSLTIGKTEDEKGFSDHDDEDEDEENHTVCFSDRHRRPFKKQKNNKNGKGREWILRKKEQMRRRGNDVPLDTKYTGRKRKGRF
- the LOC101504731 gene encoding mitochondrial outer membrane import complex protein METAXIN, coding for MAEVNNNTLVVRKPCFDLPTGCPQCLSAYIYLHFAQIPFQLKFHLNHPHSDKIPYFEFGDNVAYNNENEGIIECLKKDVGVVDLDSEVSSLPNWISIKAIITTWLDEALAFELWVGCEGSSAYSIYYSDLPWPIGKVLSWKKSRWLKLKHGITDDNADVKKEEIYGRASSAYEALSKLVGEKNYLFEDSPSSLDAIFLAHGLVVLQALPESSTLRIKFLEHDNLVRYVKKCKTGLKEGGTSPSSSPQFHTDASSSGSRSQSTPRSKSKSRPKREKTEEEKTLKRKGRYFLAAQLIAVVVFVTLMTFDYAEVEELDHVDEGHDH